The Nocardioides pantholopis genome window below encodes:
- the treS gene encoding maltose alpha-D-glucosyltransferase, translating into MGQTHEGDPFPDEPGNTPDWFKTAVFYEVLVRSFRDSNGDGVGDFKGLIEKLDYLQWLGVDCLWIPPFFSSPLRDGGYDVADYTNILPEIGTVDDFHDFLDAAHERGIRVIIDFVMNHTSDQHPWFQASREDPEGPYGDFYVWSDNDDLYSDARIIFVDTEPSNWTWDPVRQQYYWHRFFSHQPDLNFDNPAVHDAILEAISFWFDMGLDGFRLDAVPYLYERPGTNGENLPETHEFLRKVRRFVDEHYPGKVLLAEANQWPADVVDYFGDYESGGDECHMCFHFPVMPRIFMAVRRESRFPISEILEQTPPIPSGCQWGIFLRNHDELTLEMVTDEDRDYMWNEYAKDPRMKANIGIRRRLAPLLDNDINQMELFCAILLSLPGSPVLYYGDEIGMGDNIWLGDRDGVRTPMQWTPDRNAGFSSATPGKLHLPTIQDPVYGYQSVNVEAQLENSSSLLHWTRRMIHARRQHPAFGLGSFHDLGGSNPTVLSYTREHDQADGTRDVILCVNNLSRFPQPVELDLRRFEGMVPVELLGRVPFPRIGELPYLLTLSGYGFYWFRLTTPDTGDEGTLL; encoded by the coding sequence ATGGGGCAGACCCACGAGGGTGACCCGTTCCCCGACGAGCCGGGGAACACGCCGGACTGGTTCAAGACAGCTGTCTTCTACGAGGTCCTGGTGCGCTCGTTCCGGGACTCCAACGGCGACGGCGTCGGCGACTTCAAGGGACTGATCGAGAAGCTCGACTACCTGCAGTGGCTGGGCGTCGACTGCCTGTGGATCCCGCCGTTCTTCTCCTCGCCGCTGCGCGACGGCGGGTACGACGTCGCCGACTACACCAACATCCTTCCCGAGATCGGGACCGTCGACGACTTCCACGACTTCCTCGACGCGGCGCACGAGCGCGGCATCCGGGTGATCATCGACTTCGTCATGAACCACACCAGCGACCAGCACCCGTGGTTCCAGGCCAGCCGCGAGGACCCCGAGGGCCCCTACGGGGACTTCTACGTCTGGTCCGACAACGACGACCTGTACTCCGACGCCCGGATCATCTTCGTCGACACCGAGCCGTCGAACTGGACCTGGGACCCGGTCCGGCAGCAGTACTACTGGCACCGGTTCTTCTCCCACCAGCCGGACCTGAACTTCGACAACCCGGCGGTCCACGACGCGATCCTCGAGGCGATCTCGTTCTGGTTCGACATGGGCCTGGACGGCTTCCGGCTCGACGCGGTGCCGTACCTCTACGAGCGGCCCGGCACCAACGGGGAGAACCTCCCCGAGACCCATGAGTTCCTGCGCAAGGTGCGCCGCTTCGTCGACGAGCACTACCCCGGCAAGGTGCTGCTGGCCGAGGCCAACCAGTGGCCGGCCGACGTCGTCGACTACTTCGGCGACTACGAGTCCGGCGGCGACGAGTGCCACATGTGCTTCCACTTCCCGGTGATGCCGCGGATCTTCATGGCGGTACGCCGCGAGTCGCGCTTCCCGATCTCGGAGATCCTCGAGCAGACCCCGCCGATCCCCAGCGGCTGCCAGTGGGGCATCTTCCTGCGCAACCACGACGAGCTGACCCTGGAGATGGTCACCGACGAGGACCGCGACTACATGTGGAACGAGTACGCCAAGGACCCGCGGATGAAGGCCAACATCGGCATCCGTCGGCGCCTCGCCCCGCTCCTGGACAACGACATCAACCAGATGGAGCTGTTCTGCGCGATCCTGCTCTCGCTCCCGGGCTCCCCGGTGCTCTACTACGGCGACGAGATCGGGATGGGCGACAACATCTGGCTCGGTGACCGCGACGGCGTCCGCACCCCGATGCAGTGGACCCCGGACCGCAACGCCGGCTTCTCCTCGGCCACCCCCGGCAAGCTGCACCTGCCGACCATCCAGGACCCGGTCTACGGCTACCAGAGCGTCAACGTCGAGGCCCAGCTGGAGAACTCCTCCTCGCTGCTGCACTGGACCCGGCGGATGATCCACGCGCGCCGCCAGCACCCGGCGTTCGGCCTGGGCTCCTTCCACGACCTCGGCGGCTCGAACCCCACGGTGCTGAGCTACACCCGCGAGCACGACCAGGCCGACGGCACCCGCGACGTGATCCTGTGCGTCAACAACCTCTCCCGCTTCCCGCAGCCGGTCGAGCTGGACCTGCGGCGCTTCGAAGGGATGGTCCCGGTCGAGCTGCTCGGCCGGGTGCCGTTCCCGCGGATCGGCGAGCTCCCCTACCTGCTCACGCTGAGCGGTTACGGGTTCTACTGGTTCCGCCTCACCACTCCCGACACCGGCGACGAGGGGACCCTGTTGTGA
- the glgB gene encoding 1,4-alpha-glucan branching protein GlgB codes for MNTPQNPGPDDATGRPAAVLPVDRDQLEQLVRGEHGQPHAVLGAHPHDGAVTVRVLKPMAASVSVVAADGTRARLEHEYEGIWAGVLPTSEVPDYRIEVAYDAAPTTVDDPYRFLPTLGEMDLHLVNEGRHENLWQVLGARVHHYPGAAGPVSGTSFAVWAPHARGVRLKAEFNSWDGREHPMRQLGSSGVWELFVPGVGSGTRYKYAILGADGEWREKADPMAAWAEVPPLTASRVFESQHVWGDEEWMAARATRQPAHEPMSTYEIHLASWRREKSWEQLAEELPAYLSDLGFTHVEFMPVMQHPFGGSWGYHVTSYFAADSRMGDPDGLRLLIDRLHQAGIGVILDWVPGHFATDEWALVRFDGTPLYEDPNPQRGWHKEWGSHIFNFGRNEVRNFLYANAIYWLEEFHADGLRVDGVASMLYLDYSREEGEWTPNKHGGRENLEAVQFLQEMNATAYKRVPGIVTIAEESTSWPGVTQPTSDGGLGFGFKWNMGWMHDTLSYLQHEPVHRAHHHGEMTFPLVYAWSEKYVLPISHDEVVHGKGSLLRKMPGDRWQQLANLRAYLAYMWAHPGKQLLFMGAEMGQESEWAESRELDWWLLDHPEHRGVHALVRDLNTAYSSSEAIWGRDDDPSGFGWIDANDAGRNVFSFVRRSPGASDVVCVANFSAVPHQDFRLGLPAEGVWEEILNTDAEAYTGSGVGNLGSVTAVEGEWSGQPAHADIVVPPLATVWFRRRA; via the coding sequence ATGAACACCCCGCAGAACCCCGGCCCGGACGACGCCACCGGCCGCCCCGCCGCGGTGCTCCCGGTCGACCGGGACCAGCTCGAGCAGCTCGTCCGCGGCGAGCACGGCCAGCCGCACGCAGTGCTCGGCGCCCACCCCCACGACGGCGCCGTGACCGTGCGGGTGCTCAAGCCCATGGCCGCCTCGGTGAGCGTGGTCGCGGCGGACGGCACCCGCGCCCGCCTCGAGCACGAGTACGAGGGCATCTGGGCCGGCGTCCTGCCGACCTCGGAGGTTCCCGACTACCGGATCGAGGTGGCCTACGACGCCGCCCCGACGACTGTCGACGACCCGTACCGGTTCCTGCCGACGCTCGGCGAGATGGACCTGCACCTGGTCAACGAGGGGCGCCACGAGAACCTCTGGCAGGTGCTCGGCGCCCGCGTGCACCACTACCCCGGCGCCGCGGGCCCGGTCAGCGGCACCTCGTTCGCCGTCTGGGCGCCGCACGCGCGCGGCGTACGCCTCAAGGCCGAGTTCAACTCCTGGGACGGGCGCGAGCACCCGATGCGCCAGCTCGGCAGCTCCGGGGTCTGGGAGCTGTTCGTGCCCGGTGTCGGCAGCGGCACCCGCTACAAGTACGCCATCCTCGGCGCCGACGGGGAGTGGCGCGAGAAGGCCGACCCGATGGCCGCCTGGGCCGAGGTTCCCCCGCTGACCGCCTCCCGGGTCTTCGAGTCCCAGCACGTCTGGGGCGACGAGGAGTGGATGGCCGCCCGGGCCACCCGGCAGCCGGCCCACGAGCCGATGAGCACCTACGAGATCCACCTCGCCTCCTGGCGGCGCGAGAAGAGCTGGGAGCAGCTCGCCGAGGAGCTGCCGGCCTACCTCTCGGACCTGGGCTTCACCCACGTCGAGTTCATGCCGGTGATGCAGCACCCGTTCGGCGGGTCCTGGGGCTACCACGTCACGTCGTACTTCGCCGCCGACTCCCGGATGGGCGACCCCGACGGCCTGCGACTGCTCATCGACCGGCTGCACCAGGCCGGGATCGGCGTGATCCTGGACTGGGTGCCCGGTCACTTCGCCACCGACGAGTGGGCGCTGGTGCGCTTCGACGGCACCCCGCTGTACGAGGACCCCAACCCGCAGCGCGGGTGGCACAAGGAGTGGGGCTCCCACATCTTCAACTTCGGGCGCAACGAGGTGCGCAACTTCCTCTACGCCAACGCGATCTACTGGCTCGAGGAGTTCCACGCCGACGGGCTGCGCGTCGACGGGGTCGCCTCGATGCTCTACCTCGACTACTCCCGCGAGGAGGGCGAGTGGACGCCGAACAAGCACGGCGGCCGCGAGAACCTCGAGGCGGTCCAGTTCCTCCAGGAGATGAACGCCACCGCCTACAAGCGGGTCCCCGGCATCGTCACGATCGCCGAGGAGTCGACGTCCTGGCCGGGCGTGACCCAGCCGACCTCGGACGGCGGGCTGGGCTTCGGCTTCAAGTGGAACATGGGCTGGATGCACGACACGCTCAGCTACCTCCAGCACGAGCCCGTGCACCGCGCCCACCACCACGGGGAGATGACCTTCCCGCTGGTCTACGCGTGGTCGGAGAAGTACGTGCTGCCGATCAGCCACGACGAGGTCGTGCACGGCAAGGGCTCGCTGCTGCGCAAGATGCCCGGCGACCGCTGGCAGCAGCTGGCGAACCTGCGCGCCTACCTGGCCTACATGTGGGCCCACCCCGGCAAGCAGCTGCTGTTCATGGGCGCCGAGATGGGCCAGGAGTCGGAGTGGGCGGAGTCGCGCGAGCTGGACTGGTGGCTGCTGGACCACCCCGAGCACCGCGGCGTGCACGCGCTGGTGCGCGACCTGAACACGGCGTACTCCTCCAGCGAGGCGATCTGGGGGCGCGACGACGACCCCAGCGGCTTCGGGTGGATCGACGCCAACGACGCCGGGCGCAACGTGTTCTCGTTCGTACGCCGCTCGCCCGGGGCATCCGACGTGGTGTGCGTGGCGAACTTCTCGGCGGTCCCCCACCAGGACTTCCGGCTGGGCCTGCCCGCGGAGGGCGTGTGGGAGGAGATCCTCAACACCGACGCCGAGGCCTACACCGGCTCCGGGGTCGGGAACCTCGGGTCGGTGACGGCGGTCGAGGGCGAGTGGTCGGGCCAGCCCGCCCACGCCGACATCGTGGTGCCGCCGCTCGCGACGGTGTGGTTCCGGCGGCGGGCCTGA
- a CDS encoding maltokinase N-terminal cap-like domain-containing protein, which yields MIVEHIDPELFVRFLSRTRWFGGKGRPFTVTAVHRVGAEVPGGVEDGPPVLLHLVELGYADAEGGTEVYQVPLALYPEAQTRLEHAFIGWWEEPDLGWVHAYDALHDRVAMKNWLRSFARTADEWTDEASGLTFHRLPGHELDLEAQPSLFAGEQSNSSVLYGEDAVMKLFRKVTAGANPDITVHEALTRAGAEHVAALYGWVEWRNGGQDADEVHHLAMLQQFLRTATDGWDLALASVRNLFAEADLHAHEVGGDFAGEATRLGDALREVHEALTHAFPAAEPADAADLAAGMRARLEDALGVVPELEEHAAGLRAAYDRVAELGEIRVQRIHGDLHLGQTMRTSLGWKIVDFEGEPAKPLAQRQLPDSRWRDVAGMLRSFDYAPHVVERAAVEEDPEGAAQLAYRADEWAQRNKDHFLAAYAGGELTPEQHALLAGYVADKAVYETVYETRNRPTWVRIPLQAIARIGAS from the coding sequence GTGATCGTCGAGCACATCGACCCGGAGCTGTTCGTCCGATTCCTGTCCCGAACCCGCTGGTTCGGGGGCAAGGGCCGGCCCTTCACGGTCACCGCCGTGCACCGGGTCGGCGCGGAGGTCCCCGGCGGGGTCGAGGACGGCCCGCCGGTGCTGCTCCACCTCGTCGAGCTGGGCTACGCCGACGCCGAGGGTGGCACCGAGGTCTACCAGGTCCCGCTCGCGCTCTACCCGGAGGCGCAGACCCGCCTCGAGCATGCCTTCATCGGCTGGTGGGAGGAGCCGGACCTGGGCTGGGTGCACGCCTACGACGCGCTGCACGACCGGGTCGCGATGAAGAACTGGCTGCGCAGCTTCGCCCGCACCGCCGACGAGTGGACCGACGAGGCGAGTGGGCTGACCTTCCACCGCCTCCCGGGGCACGAGCTCGATCTCGAGGCGCAGCCCTCGCTGTTCGCCGGGGAGCAGTCGAACTCCTCGGTGCTCTACGGCGAGGACGCGGTGATGAAGCTGTTCCGCAAGGTGACCGCCGGCGCGAACCCCGACATCACCGTGCACGAGGCGCTGACCCGCGCCGGCGCCGAGCACGTCGCCGCCCTGTACGGCTGGGTGGAGTGGCGCAACGGCGGCCAGGACGCGGACGAGGTCCACCACCTCGCGATGCTCCAGCAGTTCCTCCGCACCGCCACCGACGGCTGGGACCTGGCCCTGGCCAGCGTGCGCAACCTGTTCGCCGAGGCCGACCTGCACGCCCACGAGGTGGGCGGGGACTTCGCCGGCGAGGCCACCCGCCTCGGGGACGCCCTGCGGGAGGTGCACGAGGCGCTCACGCATGCCTTCCCCGCCGCGGAGCCCGCCGACGCCGCCGACCTGGCCGCCGGGATGCGGGCCCGGCTCGAGGACGCGCTCGGCGTGGTGCCCGAGCTGGAGGAGCACGCCGCCGGGCTGCGCGCGGCGTACGACCGGGTCGCCGAGCTCGGCGAGATCCGGGTCCAGCGCATCCACGGTGACCTGCACCTCGGCCAGACGATGCGCACCTCCCTGGGCTGGAAGATCGTCGACTTCGAGGGCGAGCCGGCCAAGCCGCTGGCCCAGCGCCAGCTCCCGGACTCCCGCTGGCGCGACGTCGCCGGCATGCTGCGCTCCTTCGACTACGCCCCGCACGTCGTGGAGCGCGCGGCGGTGGAGGAGGACCCCGAGGGCGCCGCCCAGCTGGCCTACCGGGCCGACGAGTGGGCCCAGCGCAACAAGGACCACTTCCTGGCGGCGTACGCCGGCGGCGAGCTGACCCCCGAGCAGCACGCGCTGCTGGCTGGCTACGTCGCCGACAAGGCCGTCTACGAGACCGTGTACGAGACACGCAACCGGCCCACGTGGGTGCGCATCCCGCTGCAGGCCATCGCGAGAATCGGAGCCTCATGA
- a CDS encoding co-chaperone YbbN, translating into MTQQPFSRPGAIDLSALKRPAPAAAPSAPAGGAAPGAAGVSSYAVQVSEENFQATIEASMTAPVILVFYSRTRMPESGQLADDLATLSGEFEGRFLAGLVDVDATPAIAQAMQIPSIPLVVAVLDGRPAPLLQDPLPMEELRTALTQVMQQLTTQGITGRHQPRHAEAATAADGEEVDPRYAAAQDALGEGDIDRAVAEYQKLVDANPADTEAAAGLAMAKVLQRTQGVDLNAARAAAAAAPADVDAQTLVADLDLLGGHVEDAFARLVDVVRRTAGDERAQARDHLLGLFAAVGNEDPRVLRGRQNLASALF; encoded by the coding sequence ATGACGCAGCAGCCGTTCTCCCGTCCCGGCGCCATCGACCTCTCCGCGCTCAAGCGCCCCGCTCCGGCCGCCGCCCCGTCGGCGCCCGCTGGTGGTGCCGCTCCCGGGGCCGCCGGCGTCTCGTCGTACGCCGTCCAGGTGAGCGAGGAGAACTTCCAGGCCACCATCGAGGCGTCGATGACCGCGCCGGTGATCCTGGTCTTCTACAGCCGCACCCGGATGCCGGAGAGCGGCCAGCTCGCCGACGACCTCGCCACGCTCTCCGGGGAGTTCGAGGGCCGCTTCCTCGCGGGCCTCGTCGACGTCGACGCCACCCCCGCGATCGCGCAGGCGATGCAGATCCCCTCGATCCCGCTCGTGGTCGCGGTGCTCGACGGCCGCCCGGCCCCGCTCCTGCAGGACCCGCTGCCGATGGAGGAGCTGCGCACCGCGCTGACCCAGGTCATGCAGCAGCTCACCACCCAGGGCATCACCGGACGCCACCAGCCCCGCCACGCCGAGGCGGCGACGGCCGCGGACGGCGAGGAGGTCGACCCCCGGTACGCCGCTGCGCAGGACGCGCTGGGCGAGGGCGACATCGACCGGGCCGTAGCGGAGTACCAGAAGCTGGTCGACGCCAACCCGGCCGACACCGAGGCGGCCGCCGGCCTGGCGATGGCCAAGGTGCTCCAGCGCACCCAGGGCGTCGACCTCAACGCCGCCCGCGCGGCCGCGGCGGCTGCCCCCGCGGACGTCGACGCCCAGACGCTGGTCGCCGACCTCGACCTGCTCGGCGGTCACGTCGAGGACGCGTTCGCCCGGCTGGTCGACGTGGTCCGCCGGACCGCCGGCGACGAGCGCGCGCAGGCCCGCGACCACCTGCTCGGCCTCTTCGCCGCCGTCGGCAACGAGGACCCCCGGGTGCTGCGCGGTCGACAGAACCTCGCCTCGGCGCTGTTTTGA
- a CDS encoding LysR family transcriptional regulator — protein MIDLPALVSLRAVATHGSVVGAAEALGFTPSAVSQQVKRLERQTGVPLLERVGRGVVLSQHGRHLVEAGAGLLAGLEELEAGLHRQAGTVAGHLRIATFSTALRGLIAPVLRGILDEHPDLRVSLSEREPWETVALVASGQSDLGVVHRWGDVPIEVPEHLVATVVTHDVADVVVPVGHPLAEREAVSPADLVDEGWIATPEGTICRQWLNRMYDGTGRLPRIAHRSMEFDSHLAMVRAGLGIALVPRLGRAPLGDGIVAVPAHSPVPTREVIAVHRRSMSDSPPVGAVLAALVTAGASGA, from the coding sequence ATGATTGATCTGCCCGCTCTGGTCTCGCTGCGCGCCGTCGCCACCCACGGATCCGTGGTCGGCGCGGCCGAGGCGCTCGGGTTCACGCCGAGCGCTGTCTCCCAGCAGGTCAAACGGCTGGAACGGCAGACGGGCGTGCCGCTGCTGGAGCGGGTCGGCCGGGGGGTCGTCCTCTCCCAGCACGGCCGCCACCTGGTGGAAGCCGGCGCCGGGCTGCTCGCAGGGCTGGAGGAGCTCGAGGCGGGACTGCACCGCCAGGCCGGCACCGTGGCCGGGCACCTGCGGATCGCGACGTTCTCCACGGCCCTGCGCGGGCTGATCGCACCGGTGCTGCGTGGCATCCTCGACGAGCACCCGGACCTGCGGGTCTCGCTCTCCGAGCGCGAGCCCTGGGAGACCGTCGCCCTGGTCGCCTCGGGCCAGAGCGACCTCGGGGTCGTGCACCGCTGGGGCGACGTGCCGATCGAGGTCCCCGAGCACCTGGTCGCCACCGTGGTCACCCACGACGTCGCCGACGTGGTCGTGCCCGTGGGGCACCCGCTGGCGGAGCGCGAGGCGGTCAGCCCGGCGGACCTGGTCGACGAAGGCTGGATCGCGACACCGGAGGGCACCATCTGCCGCCAGTGGCTCAACCGGATGTACGACGGCACCGGCCGGCTGCCCCGCATCGCGCACCGGTCGATGGAGTTCGACTCCCACCTCGCGATGGTCCGGGCCGGCCTCGGGATCGCGCTCGTGCCGCGGCTGGGCCGCGCCCCGCTCGGCGACGGCATCGTCGCGGTGCCGGCACACTCCCCGGTGCCGACCCGTGAGGTGATCGCGGTGCACCGGCGCAGCATGTCGGACTCACCGCCGGTGGGAGCCGTCCTCGCCGCGCTCGTGACGGCCGGTGCCTCGGGGGCCTGA
- a CDS encoding EamA family transporter, translating into MNRRDALLAALVAAIWGFNFVVIDWGMGEVPPLLFLAARFVLVVFPAVLLVPRPAVSWRVLAAVGVTMSLGQFGFLYVAMHAGLPPGLAALVLQAQVIFTIVIAAGVLRERPTRNQAIGVLVGTVGLVVVGLGRGGQVPLAALLLCLAGALSWGIGNVVSRAAKVPGGLSLTVWSATVVPVPLVALSLAIDGPAAMQAGLGAVGWQAVVSTLYTAGLASLVGYGIFNTLLARNPSAAVVPWVLLAPVVAMTSAWLLLAQRPSPGEALGGLLLVAGVLVALRPARRPRSGELATVPAAGTVAGSPPAPAAAGQR; encoded by the coding sequence GTGAACCGTCGTGACGCTCTGCTCGCCGCCCTCGTCGCCGCCATCTGGGGATTCAACTTCGTGGTCATCGACTGGGGGATGGGCGAGGTGCCGCCGCTGCTGTTCCTGGCCGCGCGGTTCGTGTTGGTCGTCTTCCCCGCGGTGCTCCTGGTCCCGCGGCCGGCGGTGTCCTGGCGGGTGCTGGCGGCGGTCGGGGTGACCATGTCGCTGGGCCAGTTCGGCTTCCTCTACGTCGCGATGCACGCCGGGCTGCCCCCCGGCCTCGCGGCGCTGGTCCTCCAGGCGCAGGTCATCTTCACGATCGTGATCGCGGCGGGAGTGCTGCGCGAGCGGCCCACCCGCAACCAGGCGATCGGGGTGCTGGTGGGCACGGTGGGGCTGGTGGTCGTCGGCCTGGGCCGGGGCGGTCAGGTCCCGCTCGCCGCGCTGCTGCTGTGCCTGGCCGGCGCCCTGTCGTGGGGCATCGGCAACGTGGTGTCCCGGGCCGCGAAGGTGCCCGGCGGGCTGTCGCTGACCGTGTGGTCGGCCACGGTGGTCCCGGTCCCGCTGGTGGCGCTGTCGCTGGCGATCGACGGCCCGGCGGCGATGCAGGCGGGGCTCGGGGCCGTCGGCTGGCAGGCGGTGGTCTCGACGCTGTACACCGCCGGTCTGGCCTCGCTCGTCGGCTATGGGATCTTCAACACCCTGCTCGCGCGCAACCCGTCGGCCGCGGTGGTGCCGTGGGTGCTGCTCGCGCCGGTGGTGGCGATGACCTCGGCCTGGCTGCTGCTGGCCCAGCGGCCGAGCCCGGGGGAGGCGCTCGGTGGCCTGCTGCTGGTCGCCGGCGTACTCGTCGCGCTGCGGCCGGCGCGGCGTCCCCGCAGCGGTGAGCTGGCCACCGTCCCCGCGGCCGGAACGGTGGCAGGCTCACCGCCGGCCCCGGCCGCCGCCGGTCAGCGGTGA
- a CDS encoding EI24 domain-containing protein, with protein sequence MSGTGRQRPALGAAPVLSGPAYLLRGFGMWRRRPGLMVLGMVPALLVLAVLVAVFVVLVLQVGDLVGWATPFLDDTGEVARSAVRVSLAVVVVVGFVVLAAATFVALTLLVGEPFYDRIWRETERMLGGEVPDADVGLLRGIRDGAVLLGLGAATAVGMVVLGLLPVVGTIAAGVAGFGFSAWLLAGELLTRPLEARGLTAADRSELVRGRRGPVLGLGMSVQACFLIPLGAVVVMPAAVVGATMLARDLLDASAARRT encoded by the coding sequence TTGAGCGGCACCGGCCGCCAACGGCCGGCACTGGGCGCGGCGCCGGTGCTCTCCGGGCCGGCGTACCTGCTGCGCGGCTTCGGGATGTGGCGTCGGCGGCCGGGCCTGATGGTGCTGGGCATGGTGCCGGCGCTGCTGGTGCTCGCGGTCCTGGTGGCGGTCTTCGTGGTGCTCGTCCTCCAGGTCGGTGACCTGGTGGGCTGGGCCACGCCCTTCCTCGACGACACCGGGGAGGTGGCGCGCAGCGCCGTGCGGGTGAGCCTGGCCGTGGTGGTCGTCGTCGGCTTCGTGGTCCTGGCAGCGGCGACCTTCGTCGCGCTGACGCTGCTGGTCGGCGAGCCGTTCTACGACCGGATCTGGCGCGAGACCGAGCGGATGCTGGGCGGGGAGGTGCCCGACGCGGACGTGGGGCTGCTGCGCGGCATCCGCGACGGCGCGGTGCTGCTCGGCCTCGGCGCGGCGACCGCGGTCGGGATGGTGGTCCTCGGCCTGCTCCCCGTCGTCGGGACGATCGCCGCCGGGGTGGCCGGCTTCGGGTTCTCCGCCTGGCTGCTGGCCGGTGAGCTCCTCACCCGCCCGCTGGAGGCCCGCGGCCTCACCGCCGCCGACCGCTCGGAGCTCGTCCGCGGCCGTCGCGGCCCCGTGCTGGGCCTGGGGATGTCGGTGCAGGCCTGCTTCCTGATCCCGCTCGGCGCCGTCGTGGTGATGCCGGCAGCGGTCGTGGGTGCCACGATGCTGGCGCGCGACCTGCTCGACGCCTCCGCCGCGCGGCGTACCTGA
- a CDS encoding NUDIX hydrolase, translated as MNSQPTLTDGTVTLRAWRETDVEEAIAGHDDVVLRWLGVREGPTAEQHTAAVRIWNERFATQHPIGYVIEHDGRLIGGCQVRVVDDTTGELSWVLYAGNRGRGFATRAVRVLADWAMTAVGQGGLGLSRVEARIEPGNEAALRVATRAGLLREGVRRVVAGTGEQPAATEYVVLARLADDPPTSDPQSFRALLNSFLPRKRAISQMLVRDREGRVLLCRLTYKQDWDLPGGVVEVSESPQLAAAREVHEELGLELAPGPLVLTDWLPPWSGWDDAICLVFDGGVLDAAVLDGAVLQAREIRDAQFCTLDEVEERCADFTARRIRAALAGVDGTGAAYTESGR; from the coding sequence GTGAACTCGCAGCCGACCCTCACGGACGGGACGGTCACGCTGCGCGCGTGGCGCGAGACCGACGTCGAGGAGGCCATCGCCGGCCACGACGACGTGGTGCTGCGGTGGCTCGGCGTCCGGGAGGGGCCGACCGCCGAGCAGCACACGGCGGCGGTGCGGATCTGGAACGAGCGGTTCGCCACCCAGCACCCCATCGGCTACGTCATCGAGCACGACGGCCGGCTGATCGGCGGTTGCCAGGTGCGGGTCGTCGACGACACCACCGGGGAGCTGTCCTGGGTGCTCTACGCCGGCAACCGCGGCCGGGGCTTCGCCACCCGGGCGGTGAGGGTGCTGGCCGACTGGGCGATGACAGCTGTCGGCCAGGGCGGCCTCGGGCTGAGCCGGGTCGAGGCCCGCATCGAGCCCGGCAACGAGGCGGCGCTGCGGGTGGCCACCCGGGCCGGGCTGCTGCGCGAGGGCGTGCGCCGGGTCGTGGCCGGCACCGGCGAGCAGCCCGCCGCGACCGAGTACGTCGTCCTGGCCCGGCTCGCCGACGACCCGCCCACCAGCGACCCGCAGAGCTTCCGGGCGCTGCTGAACTCCTTCCTGCCGCGCAAGCGCGCGATCAGCCAGATGCTGGTCCGCGACCGCGAGGGCCGGGTCCTGCTGTGCCGGCTGACCTACAAGCAGGACTGGGACCTGCCCGGCGGGGTGGTCGAGGTCTCGGAGTCCCCCCAGCTCGCCGCCGCGCGCGAGGTGCACGAGGAGCTCGGCCTGGAGCTGGCTCCCGGGCCGCTGGTGCTCACCGACTGGCTGCCCCCGTGGAGCGGCTGGGACGACGCGATCTGCCTGGTCTTCGACGGCGGGGTCCTGGACGCCGCGGTCCTCGACGGGGCGGTCCTCCAGGCCCGCGAGATCCGCGACGCGCAGTTCTGCACCCTCGACGAGGTCGAGGAGCGGTGCGCCGACTTCACGGCCCGCCGCATCCGGGCCGCCCTCGCCGGGGTGGACGGCACCGGCGCGGCGTACACCGAGTCGGGTCGCTGA